From the Prunus dulcis chromosome 4, ALMONDv2, whole genome shotgun sequence genome, one window contains:
- the LOC117625195 gene encoding allantoate deiminase 2-like translates to MQGNLYVLHYIIAFSDEEGVRFQSTFLGSAAVAGILPVSALKITDKSDVTIQDALKKNSIEITEENLLQLKYDPKSVWGYVEIHIEQGPVLEWVGFPLAVVKGIAGQTRLKVTMRGSQGHAGTVPMSMRHDPMAAAAEAIVLLESLCKHPQDFLSFDGHCKSFSMKSLSTSLVCTVGEISTWPSASNVIPGQARSSSLDTAKVASLLKWGLLSFNCQNM, encoded by the exons ATGCAAGGGAACCTTTATGTTTTACACTAC ATAATAGCATTTAGTGATGAAGAAGGAGTAAGGTTTCAGTCTACATTCTTAGGCAGTGCTGCTGTAGCCGGAATTTTGCCAGTTTCCGCACTTAAAATAACCGATAAAAG TGATGTAACAATTCAAGATGCTCTTAAGAAGAACTCCATAGAAATTACAGAGGAGAACTTGTTGCAGCTCAAATATGACCCGAAGTCAGTCTGGGGTTATGTTGAG ATTCATATTGAACAAGGACCTGTACTAGAATGGGTTGGCTTTCCTCTAGCAGTGGTTAAAGGCATAGCTGGACAGACACGACTAAAG GTTACAATGAGAGGCTCTCAGGGGCATGCTGGAACAGTGCCAATGTCTATGCGACATGACCCTATGGCCGCTGCCGCTGAAGCGATTGTGTTATTAGAAAGTTTATGTAAACATCCTCAAGATTTTCTGTCTTTTGATGGCCATTGTAAAAGTTTCTCAATGAAATCACTTTCAACTTCACTAGTTTGTACCGTTGGAGAGATATCAACTTGGCCAAGTGCAAGCAATGTCATTCCAGGCCAGGCAAGAAGTTCATCTCTTGACACTGCTAAAGTCGCCAGCCTGCTCAAATGGGGTTTATTGTCATTCAATTGTCAAAATATGTAA